DNA sequence from the Lycium barbarum isolate Lr01 chromosome 5, ASM1917538v2, whole genome shotgun sequence genome:
tcatgaacttgcaacaaatagagatcttcttgctccaacaattataccactttaaagaggacctttgaattagtgggattgctagaagaaaatatttttttggatcaaaattgaaggctcaaTTTTTTTCTTCACTTGGCCGAATAGTCCCTTTGTTTGGGGTCTTCTCCAAGTTTTTTCTATCTTCCAAATGTTAAGAATGAAAAATGTGACTAAATGGTCATCTTTTATGAATGTATAttaggcctccatgtgggccttggaccACCCCACATGGTCGGCCACTTGGCCCAATTTTTACCAagccaattttttttgtttttgtcttttataattcatgaaaaattattttccaaatttcaaatttgcccttagccttcctccgtatttctatgagtcatcttgcgaatttccttcttacccctagcctttcttaatatttccgcatcaaacattttcatgaacaacttgttcattaaaataatcttggaaaatagtcttgcctttaacttctcgcaattatctagaattatccgaacgtacaaaatacgggctataacatcctccccccctttagaacattcgtcctcgaatgttcagctgCCTTTATGggatcttataacacttcggggggggggggggtccctctcATAGttatccttttcttcatgcccattccttatcttttaccctattttcctttataatcgatttctcggtctttacatgaatcctcatttcGTGTCATGGTTTTTCTAGCCCACCATACCAAGTTagcatccttgtccttcccaagtcatctcttctctgttattgtttcgtcgcaataccttaacaaaagccacatctttggtacgtaatctccacttgacgatccgatatggccacaggctgttccttgttTTTATCtaatctacagtattgcagtctcgcttatcatgctataaatattcatcggcttttggtgttctctttCCTTCGCTacctgtttctttatgtcttcgtcactatcccttttaatctttcattctaaatatttatccaaaaatATATGTACGTACTTTTTCTTTGCCATTcgttatccttcgcagtccagttgcgcttatggtgacttatgatTCGAATTCACCTAACATCTTAGTTCGCACAtgtttgagttcttactacaacttttctttatttccttccctcacatttctcgacacaagtatacttgtctttgatttctttgtattggcgctcagtTCGTccttcgttatttcttgttggctctccgcggggattccttacaaatatgatcgagcatcgctccACATtaatgattcatataattttcaTAGCGTGTATTCTCATGATCCgtacaattaatggtccatgaaccaTTTCCTAGTATCCGACGGACTCTTTTATTTTACTCATAGGCATTGCGTTCTTTCTTTCGGTCAAAATTTCAGACTACCAATTGTCGATACttccgttataatagtcgttcccATCCGAAACATCTTTTGGATCGTATCATTTTCTCCCTTATCCTTTCTgcacttagcttgtagccattttattgctcttttattactcttacaacatgtcgctgcgtacttaggtacggcgcaaatttgtCCGATAAGAGagattcaaatcatggcataaacatagcataattcATGTTAGCATGAAGCATTCACTTAAGGTATCTTTCAACCcttccctttatgtcggcctcagggtacactcattgtcaattcatttctacttctttcatgtatcgtTTTGATATGCCGACATGTTCGAACTCTGACCCCGAGTTAATAAATTTTCCTTTTCCAGCGCTTGAAAATGTTACGATTCCTTTTAAGCCTAACATAATATGTTCTCCTCCCCTTTtaggggctcctcatatgccaatagtccttttgtgagatcttttccaactctgtgcataacatatcgaaacttcttaccataagttttccttttcattttctgtctacattatcattcttgtcaacattcccatacttttccatccactattaatcctttcacctattttagcttacttactcgtagtTCTTCTTAATTACGCATTCGCGTTGCAGCTATGCGCCCATATTTTCGAACGTCTCGCTACTTTTGCTTACAACACAGAATCCTTACGGCttatactctctctatcctcgctcatcgtacctttaactatacttatggtactatgaccgagcgttcttccatgcacattctttatatttcattccattctctctaggatcaaatctttcagacttcacatgaattctcgctccacgcccttaatttccaaatcaacggTGTTGACCCATtgtccttattctttccttggtgcgtaatcgggttcctatcgttaacttgtcaaagtatccttcttactcctatgattaAGGATTTCCATTTGTTTTAttcccaaatgttctcctcttccttcgactaatccgttagtataccttttctactttcattCTTAACCTTCCTCCTTgaacacttttctccttttgccatttgtggcatcgactctgaagttcatgaaatattactttatacgcgcaattccgcttcactcttaagtcatcttttcagaaaggcacttccatatctgaggcatccacattaatatggctgcacacttattcctttatatacatttcaagggccgaaattttctaacatcgtcacaaggctttatcattctttttcttacttcacattccttgtggtagtcactatttctttagcctcacttattaaaattggttctcgaacctcacacattcctattgttccatattaccacactttaccctttttaggtacctacctttaaatttttatccaaatagtctcgtactttgccaataatttctctcgggggcttcactcactgaggtttcttacctttcattttcttccgacactttgatctgttTATTTTCTagctactcactcactttcttttccaatatcgttgtattaaaattttcaatcttaacctgtagtaaaaataatagcagattatcttgtaacactcgtaccatctatttttgctgtcactcgaacttcggtacctttacttgattaatgccttctttaccgtagcgccggttgctggaactcacatgcccaccgatacaatcacatatgaaatatcacgcgcattcatatatatatatatatatatatatatatatatatatatatatatatatatataattactatcaacagttcacaaaatacttccaaacgctattcaggCCTATCTTAactccagagctgtgacgcactttgtgtctcttctccagtctagcctgtctcgtcctacgtggccttttatggtcttcgaccatcccgtatactctagtttaccttaggccactctagtttctcatttgtctcttatgtcggaatatatagaatttctaatacacttcccagggggtcacccatcctaagattttcctcaccttagcacgcttaacctcgaaactttgatgaaatacagtgccttaacgctgatataatcgTGTCCACTTCTCCGCATGACCTTCGTTACATGCTCTAGAGCAAGTCGAagccttacagattccgagacattttcgtaacacatcctttcttttacaattactgtttCGCCCCTTTTAATTCCCagtgttcacctttcacttaAGTGTATAACTATCCTTCAtcccagattcctagattcccgatgatagtgaacacaccttcgtcgctgTTACTTATAAGTACTCAAGTATCAGTCTGTTCAGATTCCATTCACCATTCTTTTATCAGAATCTACAGCAAACTGATTGTCAACTTTCTCGAGAATCTCGAAtacaacccattttaatcctctggactgctaatcgtctttctcgctattattcttcatgtcatgccaaatccatagcttttctaaaatatcacatcccacttgtGGTCTGTTTACGATATTccctttccacacttcttcctgttaggcgtacttaactaaatgacctgattttcgAAAAATTTCGACGGAGTCTCTTTTACaatccttactattcaaaatctgtacgcaataaatatcaacaatgccttacagagcatacggctatatatcacattccagccatccagagcttctaatttcaagtaacagaacaaatatatcaaggcttatttctataactttccacatcatcacttacctccttccgtcgtacgTAAAGCTTATATAAGAAAGTCTCAttttctatgacttggctctatcgcacgatctaagacagaaaaaaagtcaacaatccctagatgccccgcaacctcctgtttataaatgtggccggcttcacacccataaacaggattcctttggacacgactttgcagacaacctttaggacaacctgctctgatatcactttgtcacaccctaatctccctagggtgtgatgggcacccaaccccatatccggagccgagcgaacccacaaactattattacatacataatctcttcggactctgaaatcaaataaaagtgaaatacatagtaagctttcaaaatctttcttttatcgtttgATTCTATTAATCagtgaaaatgacaaacataacaaatgcttttagaaactttcagaaacaagtcaaatctgtaatcacacggaatttgtaacataacataaaatgacacatcggctgatggagccgcttacaaaactgacatcctatacccacgaccctgtctgcaaagtctctaacttcgaacaaaacatcatagcacatatactctgactcggcaacactccaggagataatggagttgccaatccagctgaagcatcttctagcaatgtcctttactcatctgggagtacctgcgtggcatgaaaagcatcccccgaagaaacgggggtcagtaaggaatatgtactgagtatgtcaagcacggaatacagaaaacagaaccataatcgaaacaaactgtacaaaagtaagtacattttcagaataccaaaatacctatttttttcagaatgcaaatcatgtataccgatgtcatgtgtcagaagaagtacagaaaataagtagatcattcagagtgccaaaatgcgtactttccaaacacagaccgtgcgtgccaacatcgtatgtcatcatatacatatacacataactgattcatatgtaacataatagtgccgaggaacgtacggcccgatccatatataaaaCATAttggtgccgaggaacgttcggcccgatccacaaatgtgtttgctgcggaacgtgcagcccgatccatatacatatatcatattgctgtggcacgtgcagaaggttagtacagacaataagcacgatgtgcagaataataaaacagcttactggaaacacgaatcatgcatgccaggaacggtaaccggccccttgcgggacccggggaacgtggcgccaccctgcctttggcgccacacacatcacactctagaagatttgctccgtaatctccgtcacacatcataatatcgcatcataagatcaaaatatacatatacacatatatggttcggcgaaccatgaacacatcataacaccgtaacacatcatactccggaatacatatatggcacccggccctcaagcaagggacccggcgaaccatgcgtaCGATATatactggcccgggactcggcgaacgatataatagtagtatgaacgagcagagtagtgagaaaccatatgcacacaaatcaagacccgatgaataagtatacttaccgacccctgaaggctcggaaacaagtttcgggtcaatccgacttagtataagaaagttatgagcgtttgaagtacagaacgctctacaagcgtttcagaagtcatttttggaaaatcaaagccataatcatgtcaagtatatttcggatatcgttatggatcaaatcaaatagaacttttggaatcatatgtacatatcaaaatgtatcaaagacttaacagaataatcagacgtgctatcatttaaAAATCAAGAGATTAATCATAccacttatctttcgaatgccaatccggtaacatatcaaatagatcttcggacatcatagatacgcatcaaaatcatatgaaacagcttatggaaatcaaggatattagccatcctagtggctctaagaataggaatttctttgaaatcatacatatacgttatttgttcgtttcataaagatcatgccaaaagaaagaaaaggtaagccttacatacctgctccacgtcctattagctacgtttattcgcccaagctcgttagtctacattcaaggagatttaaataatcatcagacatattgtcacacacttgtcttaatctttcaagtaaattcacttataatctgccgaaatttcggcagcatttcccctgtaaatacaccatccccgagaatctaactcggccaaatcaacaatcaacaatccgagaattcaactcggccaaattattaacaacattaccaacaatcatactaacaacttcaacaatcaatcccaaaacatattctaacatcaacaactcttgtcacacaattcacggcatttcatttatatccaatttaatcacatatattcaagctaacaccaatgatcccacattcaagtgttaacccaaaatctttctaacattattcaagaatacttctaacaattcacataatattccaacaacccaatcaacatattatttcacgcgaaaccttccaaattcaacaagaacaatagtgacacatttccttctttcaagttcatgaattatacctacaattcacacactaacaacattattttccataaatacaagaagactatattcaaatcacattaacttctaaaataaccctccaaccattacaacttcactagaatcattacaccttcattttcatcatataattcattacaacaacaaccaaaatactagataaaattagttcatcatccctataaaacacaacacacacacacggccaaactccacaccacacggccatcaCTCCAACAGactaaattcatgattttcattcatttctacatactacaacatacccaaaccattcataacatatagaagaagattaattcttacctttttcccttgatttctcttttgtctagaatcatgaacttgcaacaaatagagatcttcttgctccaacaattataccacgttaaagaggacctttgaattagtgggattgctagaagaaaatatttttttggatcaaaattgaaggctcaaTTTTTTTCTTCACTTGGCCGAATAGTCCCTTTGTTTggggtcttctccaagtttcttctaTCTTCCAAATGTTAAGAATGAAAAATGTGACTAAATGGTCATCTTTTATGAATGTATATTAGGCCTCCATGTGGTTCTTGGACCaccccacatggccggccacttggcccaatTTTTAccaagcccaatttttttttttttttatgttttgtaattcatgaaaatttattttccaaattccaaattttcccttagccttcctccatatttctatgagtcatcttgcgaatttcccttcttacccctagcctttcttaatatttccgcatcaaacattttcatgaacaacttttTCATTAAAATAAtcttggaaaatagtcttgcctttaacttctcgcaattatcttgaattatccgaacgtacaaaatacgggctataacacccaGTCAGTTCGCAAAATTAAAGAAAAGGTTAATAGCCTTCCTTGTCTCTCTTTAGCCAATCCTAATTGGCAAAAGATCATTGAAATAGATGCCTCTGATATTGGGTATGGAGGGATTTTAAAACAATATTCTCCAAGATGATAAACAAGAGTATTTGGTCCAATTTTATTCTGGTAAATGCAATAACAGCAAGAAAAATTATGCTACTGTGGCTAGAGAAATTCTTGCAATAGTAAAATCTGTTCTTATATTTCAAGgagatttatataatcaaaagtttttaatCAAAACTGATTGCCAAGCAgctaaatttatgtttaataaagattgtaagcatgatgtttctaaacaaaCGTTTGCAAGATGGCAGACATTGTTAGCcccatttgattttgaaattcattataaaaaagggttagataatagtctccctgattttctTACCAGAGAATATTTGAGTTCATAACTCTAATTTATCTCATTTGCAGGATGAGGCCGCAATTTAGCCCTAActctaatagaggaaggggaGGTAGAGGAACACTATCCAAAGGAACAGGCAGAGGCACTGTTCTAGCCTAAATGGGAAACAAAAAGCTATTAGCTGATAATATTGCAGGATCTTCCAGTAATAGCAGGAAGCAAATTACATATGAAGAATATTTGGCTTTTATAGAAGCCCTGCAGAAGAAGGATGATTTGCCACCTTAATATTCTTGTGTCCTTACTGATGATGATCATGAGGACACTGATTCATATAAACAAAATGACAATAGAGAGTTAATAATTCTCATAGAAAATGAAGATCTCCAATGGAGAAATGAGCCTTGGAAAATCATCCAAAGGTATTTTGATCAAGCGTCATATGCTACAACTACTTATAATATCGCATGAATTATGAGCTGGTTCTTTCATCTTTAAGATCAGCAGAATTTCAATATTTTTACCCTGGTAGTAGcaaaaaagtttataacttttcaaaaattattataaaaatGATTCTCTCTCCAATTGAATGGGAAATAAGTACTTTAAAGGAAAAAGATTATATCCATCCAGAACAAAAAATCCCAATTAAATTTAACTATTGGGATTATGTTGAAGCCTTTAATAAAGTATTTTTATTTGAAAATCCTAATAGCAAACATTCATGATTTATAAAAGTATGTGCAAATTTATAAACAGGACATTCCAAATTGGTTTTGTCAATGGTGGATCCATTATGGTCCAACCATAAACATTTTACTGGAACCCTTTAAAAGTTTACTCATAAAACCCAGCTTTAAAGATTTCTTGGAAGCttaaattatatttcaccatttGATAAAGATTTGGCAAAAGATACATCAATTCTATATGATAGATTAAAAGAGATTCCTAAACCATGGACTGATGGTCAATTCTCTTTCTTTACTGGTACTTTCTTCCACAGATTTATCTTCTATAAATTTATCTGCTGGAATTTCCTTAACTTGATTCCCCCTATCCTCGATTCTAGAAATTCTCTCATCTAAAATCATATTATGTTGTTGAAGGGTGGAAATATCCTGTTTGAGATTATCAATCTCTTTTTTCAAATCTTGGGTTGTGGTTGGAGTAGTTATAATATTTTTCCGTTGTTGAAGAAGTTTTTTAACTTATGATATGGTGTATGGACCTGGTGATTCTTGTATCTGAATAGCAGTCTGAATTTCTGGCTTCTTGGGTGCTTCATTCACTTTATCAATAATTTGAGACCTAAGCTCTGGATCTTTAATAATCTTTAACAAATCCACAAGGTTATTACCGTCTAAAACATTGATATTAGTATCTTGAAATTGGGAGAAGAGATTATAAAACTCATCCTCTTCTTTATTACCCTTACTAGTACATGGCTATCCCATTTGATATGGTGCACATCCTTCATCTAAATTGGTAGAGGTATAACTCTCATTTTCAAGCACTCTAAGATCTTCATTTGATGAAGTGTCCTCCGAATTTTCAGACTCAAAACTAGAATCTTCCGGTTTTGAATTTAATAAAATATTGTATAAAGAGTCTTTTaggtcatcatcaatatcaaggTTCTTAATCTTTTCCTTGACTTTACAATTTTTGTAAAAATGACCAACTCTGCCACATTTATAGCAGGCTTTTGGATTTTTGGATTTAACATGatcctttcttttcttgaattctttTTTCCACCTTGCTTTCTTTTGCAAGTGTTTTTCTTTCCATCCTtggtaatatttattttttttctttcgccTATGAGGTGCTTTAGTCTGTGGAATATCCATAACAAATTGTCCACAGaattctcctaattgttgtctCTCATTTAGACCATGTCTCTTAATTTGCTGATTCAGCTTGATCTCATTGCATAAGGCTAAACCTTCCTGCATACACGTTCCTATTAACTTTCCATAAGTATAATTATCATAATTGATACTAGCTTTCCCATTCCTAAGAGCTTTTCTAACTCTTTCTGCAAAAAGGGCGGGTAATCCATCTATAAATTTGGATTTCCAGTGAGTGTCATTGCACTCAGGTAAATCCATAACTCGACAAAGGAATACATCCTTATATCACCTAAATGAGGTAAGGGTTTTGAATCTTAAATTCTGAAGCATGGTTCTAATGGTCTCATTATTATCCGACCATCTTCCTGAAAAATGCTCTTTTATATTATTAACCAATGAATAAATAGCATTAGGAACTATAACTGATTCTCGGTCAGCTCCTTGCTCCTGTTTTACAACATTCAAGATATTATTACGTTGTTCGTGGGttaaataattatcccaccaaaCTTTTAATTGGCCAGTAAaacaagcaataatcatatcTGCGATAGTTCGCTCATTATTTTTATTAACCTTACTTATCGTACTATACACCAATATTCTATGTATGGTACAATAAATCTTTTCATCTCTCCATTGGTGGTCTTCATTTTCTATGAGAATTATTAACTCTCTATTGTCATTTTGTTCATATGAATCAGTGTCCTCATGATCATCATCTGTAAGGGCACTGGAATATGAGGGTGGCATATTGTCTTTCTGCTTCTGGGATTTTATAAAATCCAAATATTTCCCATATGGAATCTCTCCCTGAGTATTACAGGAAGATCTTGCAATTTTATCAGCTATTAGCCTTTTGTTACCCATTTGGACAAGAACAGTGGCTCTGCCTGTTCCTTTGGATGGTGTTCCTCTACCtccccttcctctattagagTTAGGGCTAAATTGCGGCCTCATCCTGCAAATAAGATGAATAAGAGTTATGAACTCAAATATTCTCTAGTAAGAAAATCAAGGAGACTATTATTTGACccttttttataatgaatttTGAAATCAAATGGGGCGAATAATGTCTGCCATCTtgcaaacatttgtttagaaacattATGCTTACAATCTTTATTAAACATTAATTTAGCTGCTTGGCAATCActttttattaaaaacttttgattatataaatctcTTAATATTTAGAATATCTAAAATTTACTATATATAACATACTCCAACATGCGTTTTTCATAAATATTGCAATATTCATACTATTAATTTGTGAATAAAATATCTCTAATATTAGATTTGCCTTATAGATACATATCTTTTTAAAATTAGTATGCCACGTTTTATTGTAAAATATAGAAAATAGTTGAGGTTTGATTTGAAAGATAATTAGTTCTCAAAAATCAGGGTTAAAAGTCAATTTGAATTTAACTTTGAATTGAAAGATAAAAGTACCATAATTGAAATGAATATATATTAGTTTTTGaaagaattattttttttaaatgaaaaaaagaaattatATCAATCCAAATCAATCACTTCCTATTTTGTTTATATAAATATTCTATTACTTCTACCTGTATAATTTATTTCTTATTTATCGCTGAATAATCGTAATTTGCTAATAAATTATAATTTCTATTTATTCTCTTCCATACATGGATTCTTTTGAATTGAAAATTAGTATACTCCATTTTTTTAAAGAGAACTAAAACAATAAGAAACTAGCCCGAAACTAAGCGAGGGAATGAGACCCAACAACATCTCCTGCAGCACATGAAGAAATGCTAGAAGGCACGTGTGAATGCCATTTAAAGCGAGACTTTTGACTAAATGTCAAATTGATTAAACCATCAGCAACCGAATTAGCCTCCCTGTAAATATGGGCAACAGAGACCACGCAGTTCCTATCCAAGAGGTGACGAATGTGGTTGACAATATCACCATTCTGGTGAGGCACATATCTTCCAGTCCGCAACCCCTAAACTACACTAGCATTATCAATTTGCAAGGCAACTCAGCGCCACTCCCTATCCCAAGCTTCTTGAAGGCCAGTGAGGACTCCCCATAACTCTGCTCTAAATGATGTAAAAACTCCAATTTTGACTGAAAAACCTCCAAGCCACTTGCTATCAGAATCACAAAATACACTGCTTGTAGTTCCCATCAAAATACTCCTTCGAAGAGCCCCATCTGTGTTCAAAGCTACCTACACAATGCTAGGAGGTGACCAGCCGAATGAAACTATATGCTTGTTGTTAGACACTTCCCGAATATTCTTCAATGAAAGCCAAGAAGTAGCACAATCTCTAACCATGCTAACAAGGTGTCCATCGAAACATATTCATTTTGAAAAAG
Encoded proteins:
- the LOC132639475 gene encoding uncharacterized protein LOC132639475, producing the protein MDLPECNDTHWKSKFIDGLPALFAERVRKALRNGKASINYDNYTYGKLIGTCMQEGLALCNEIKLNQQIKRHGLNERQQLGEFCGQFVMDIPQTKAPHRRKKKNKYYQGWKEKHLQKKARWKKEFKKRKDHVKSKNPKACYKCGRVGHFYKNCKVKEKIKNLDIDDDLKDSLYNILLNSKPEDSSFESENSEDTSSNEDLRVLENESYTSTNLDEGYTNINVLDGNNLVDLLKIIKDPELRSQIIDKVNEAPKKPEIQTAIQIQESPGPYTIS